A stretch of Spirosoma oryzicola DNA encodes these proteins:
- a CDS encoding efflux RND transporter permease subunit, producing MSVSEIAVKRPLLILTVFTVLILFGALSYQQLSYNLLPKFEANVISVLTTYRGASADEVETNVTKRIEDALSSLEGLDRMTSTSQEGASSVIIQLKNGVNTTLAQQDAQRKIEQVLNLLPDDADRPIINKFSTDELPVLRMGVTAAMTPTALYDLIDNDIKPQLSNVSGVGQVNIIGGNEREIQVNVNSEKLRGYGVSVGQVAQAINAANASYPAGQLETRQSQYSIRFDASVQTINRLRDLIIARRSDGSQVLLRDVAEVVDATTKPTAINHINAQPSVGVQIQKQSDANAVSVSELTRAKIAQLEKQYSNVKLKFNIAADQSTYTLASAHAVVEDMGLAIVIVSLVMLLFLHSLRSAMFVLVALPSSMIPTFALMYLMGFSLNLMTLMALSLVVGILVDDSIVVLENINRHLEMGKDKRTAALDGRSEIGFTALAITLVDVVVFVPLAMTGGLIGNILREFALVVVFSTLMSLLVSFTLTPLLASRFGKVEVLDPKTLWGKLNLGFEHIIDRITATYGRILVWSLGHKRWIFLTVIALMVGSIALVPAGFIGGAFMPNSDQGEMSVNIELAPTASIYQTNAIAQRAEQIIMKHPEVTNVFTNVGYTSSGIATSSNSNIADLNVKLIDKKQRTVSTEAFGQILKREVGQIPGVKVTVSPVGIVGAQQAPIMIAVKGTSLNSIRQAAATVMNVTKSVPGTQDVKYSVKDPKPEVSVSLDREKMAQLGINASDVGLALQNAFRGNDQSKFKQNGNEYDILVSLDQFDRTQPSDVARLTFVNNQGKTFELSQFARVQEQIGESVLERTDRLSSITVTAQVVGRPVGTVGGDIQAKMAQVKLPEGISIEYLGQLQQQSDAFGSLGLALMIAILLVYFIMVALYESVVYPFVVLFSIPVALIGALLALALTMESLTVFSIVGMIMLLGLVAKNAILIVDFANQLKAEGHDVVDALIEAGKERLRPILMTTLAMILGMLPIALASGAGAETKNGMAWVIIGGLTSSLLLTLLVVPSMYLVVDRLIARFSGKKVTPKKPQELEVAKAIN from the coding sequence ATGTCTGTATCCGAAATAGCAGTTAAACGGCCGCTGCTGATACTCACCGTCTTCACCGTATTGATTTTGTTCGGTGCGCTGAGTTACCAGCAATTGTCCTACAACCTGTTGCCAAAGTTCGAGGCTAACGTCATCAGCGTGCTGACGACCTACCGGGGTGCATCTGCCGATGAGGTAGAGACCAACGTAACCAAACGCATCGAAGACGCCCTCTCGTCGCTGGAAGGACTCGACCGGATGACGTCCACCTCGCAGGAAGGAGCATCCAGCGTAATCATCCAGTTGAAAAATGGCGTCAACACAACGTTAGCGCAACAGGATGCCCAGCGTAAGATTGAGCAGGTACTGAACCTGTTGCCCGATGATGCGGATCGGCCCATCATCAATAAATTCTCGACCGACGAACTTCCGGTTTTGCGGATGGGCGTAACAGCCGCCATGACGCCAACCGCACTGTACGATTTGATTGACAATGATATCAAACCGCAGCTGTCGAACGTATCCGGCGTTGGTCAGGTAAACATCATTGGCGGTAACGAACGCGAAATTCAGGTAAACGTCAACTCCGAAAAACTCCGGGGCTACGGCGTATCCGTTGGTCAGGTAGCGCAGGCCATCAATGCAGCCAACGCCAGCTATCCGGCCGGGCAACTGGAAACGCGTCAATCGCAGTACTCGATCCGGTTTGATGCCTCGGTTCAGACCATTAACCGCCTGCGCGATCTGATCATTGCGCGTCGGTCAGATGGTAGCCAGGTGTTGCTGCGGGATGTGGCCGAAGTGGTGGATGCAACAACGAAGCCGACCGCCATTAACCACATCAATGCACAGCCTTCGGTGGGGGTGCAGATTCAGAAACAATCGGATGCCAACGCCGTATCGGTGAGTGAACTGACGCGGGCTAAGATTGCTCAGCTCGAAAAGCAGTACAGCAACGTAAAATTGAAATTCAACATTGCGGCTGACCAATCAACGTATACGCTGGCCTCGGCACACGCGGTGGTTGAAGATATGGGACTGGCTATCGTGATCGTGTCCTTGGTGATGCTGCTGTTCCTGCACAGTTTGCGGTCGGCTATGTTCGTCCTGGTGGCGCTGCCTTCTTCCATGATTCCGACCTTCGCGTTGATGTATCTGATGGGCTTCTCCTTGAACCTGATGACCCTGATGGCGCTTTCGCTGGTCGTCGGTATTCTGGTCGATGACTCGATTGTGGTATTGGAAAATATCAACCGACACCTCGAAATGGGTAAAGACAAGCGGACAGCGGCTCTTGACGGACGGAGTGAGATTGGCTTTACGGCCCTGGCTATTACGCTGGTTGACGTGGTGGTATTCGTACCGCTGGCCATGACGGGCGGACTGATCGGAAACATCCTGCGTGAGTTTGCCTTGGTTGTTGTGTTCTCTACGCTGATGAGCTTGTTGGTATCGTTTACCCTGACTCCGCTGCTGGCTTCGCGTTTCGGCAAAGTAGAGGTGTTAGATCCAAAGACGCTGTGGGGCAAGCTTAACCTCGGTTTTGAGCACATCATCGACCGCATTACGGCAACGTATGGTCGCATTCTGGTGTGGTCATTGGGTCATAAGCGGTGGATCTTCCTGACCGTTATTGCCTTGATGGTAGGCTCCATTGCGCTGGTTCCTGCTGGCTTTATCGGGGGGGCGTTTATGCCGAACAGTGATCAGGGCGAAATGTCCGTCAACATTGAGCTGGCACCAACCGCGTCGATCTATCAGACCAATGCGATAGCACAACGGGCGGAGCAGATCATTATGAAGCACCCGGAAGTGACTAATGTCTTTACGAACGTCGGCTACACAAGCAGCGGGATCGCAACGTCGTCGAACAGCAACATTGCTGACCTGAACGTGAAGCTGATCGACAAAAAACAACGAACCGTTTCTACCGAAGCATTCGGGCAGATTCTAAAACGGGAAGTGGGTCAGATTCCGGGCGTGAAAGTAACGGTTAGTCCCGTCGGTATCGTCGGTGCCCAGCAGGCTCCAATTATGATTGCCGTCAAAGGAACAAGCCTGAACAGTATTCGGCAGGCAGCGGCCACGGTGATGAACGTGACCAAATCGGTACCGGGTACGCAGGACGTGAAGTATTCCGTGAAAGATCCGAAACCAGAAGTGTCGGTTAGCCTGGATCGGGAGAAAATGGCGCAGCTGGGTATCAATGCTTCCGATGTAGGGTTGGCATTGCAAAATGCCTTCCGGGGAAATGACCAGTCGAAGTTCAAACAGAATGGGAATGAGTACGATATTCTGGTCAGTCTCGATCAATTTGACCGTACGCAACCCTCCGACGTGGCTCGCCTGACCTTCGTGAATAACCAGGGTAAAACGTTCGAACTATCGCAGTTCGCCAGGGTGCAGGAACAGATCGGTGAAAGCGTGCTGGAACGGACGGATCGACTTTCATCCATCACGGTCACGGCGCAGGTGGTTGGTCGTCCGGTCGGTACGGTGGGTGGTGACATTCAGGCCAAGATGGCGCAGGTGAAACTACCGGAAGGTATTTCAATCGAATACTTAGGTCAGTTGCAACAACAATCGGATGCGTTCGGCAGCTTAGGATTAGCTTTGATGATTGCTATTCTGCTGGTTTACTTCATCATGGTGGCCCTGTACGAAAGCGTCGTTTACCCGTTCGTCGTACTGTTCTCGATCCCGGTTGCCCTGATCGGTGCCTTGCTTGCACTGGCTTTGACGATGGAAAGCTTAACGGTATTCTCCATTGTCGGTATGATCATGCTGCTGGGTCTGGTTGCGAAAAACGCCATTCTGATCGTTGACTTTGCCAACCAGCTGAAAGCGGAAGGGCATGATGTGGTCGACGCCCTGATTGAAGCCGGTAAAGAACGTCTGCGCCCGATTTTGATGACGACGCTGGCGATGATTCTGGGTATGTTGCCGATTGCGTTAGCCAGTGGTGCTGGTGCCGAAACGAAAAACGGCATGGCCTGGGTAATCATCGGTGGTCTGACTTCGTCACTGCTTCTAACGCTGCTGGTTGTACCGTCGATGTATTTGGTGGTTGACCGGCTCATTGCCCGCTTCTCTGGAAAGAAAGTCACACCGAAAAAACCACAGGAGCTGGAAGTTGCCAAAGCAATCAACTAA
- a CDS encoding NADPH-dependent F420 reductase has translation MFPFYSICFLTNRLDNMKIGIIGAGNIGRTMARLFIAAGHEVALSNSRGPESLKEIIDELGPNARAETVDNAAAFGEVVLLAVPWRSPEALPHPDLVANKVVIDAMNPYSADSNVIDLGEYTSSEETARRLPDTLLVKAFNTIWYKHLAEQGDPAKPEAERRAIFIASDDPSAKTVVADLIRAIGFAPVDAGSLREGGRKLQPDTPLYGKELTATQAQEALAEHN, from the coding sequence CTGTTTCCTTTTTATAGTATCTGCTTTTTAACTAACCGGCTGGATAACATGAAAATTGGAATAATTGGCGCGGGTAATATTGGCCGTACAATGGCCCGTTTGTTCATAGCCGCAGGGCACGAGGTCGCGTTAAGCAATTCGCGCGGACCCGAGTCGCTGAAGGAAATCATCGACGAGCTTGGGCCAAACGCCCGCGCCGAAACCGTTGATAACGCAGCAGCCTTTGGCGAGGTAGTACTCCTGGCCGTTCCCTGGCGCTCGCCGGAAGCGCTCCCACACCCTGATCTGGTTGCGAATAAAGTCGTCATCGATGCGATGAACCCGTATTCAGCGGATTCTAACGTCATTGATCTTGGTGAGTATACATCCAGCGAAGAGACCGCCCGTCGATTACCCGACACCCTTCTGGTTAAAGCGTTCAATACAATTTGGTACAAACATTTGGCCGAACAAGGCGACCCAGCAAAACCCGAAGCCGAGCGCCGGGCCATCTTTATTGCCAGCGATGATCCAAGTGCTAAAACCGTTGTAGCGGATCTTATCCGAGCTATAGGATTCGCTCCAGTAGATGCGGGATCCCTTCGGGAAGGTGGTCGCAAATTACAACCCGACACACCCCTATACGGTAAAGAACTAACGGCGACCCAAGCTCAGGAAGCACTCGCCGAGCACAACTAA
- the scpA gene encoding methylmalonyl-CoA mutase: MRPNFTNVSNSSTVTDKSVATERPFTTAEGIRLKPHFTVADLANSDHLNYAAGIPPYLRGPYASMYVRQPWTIRQYAGFSTAEESNAFYRRNLAAGQKGLSVAFDLATHRGYDSDHPRVVGDVGKAGVAIDSVEDMKILFDQIPLDQMSVSMTMNGAVLPIMAFFIVAAEEQGVSPEKLAGTIQNDILKEFMVRNTYIYPPEPSMRIVGDIFAYTSRHMPKFNSISISGYHMHEAGAPAHLELAYTLADGLEYIRTGLQAGMSIDDFAPRLSFFWGIGMNHFMEIAKLRAGRLLWAKLVKQFEPKNPKSLALRTHCQTSGYSLTEQDPFNNVARTTIEALAAVLGGTQSLHTNSLDEAIALPTDFSARIARNTQLYLQHETDITRAVDPWGGSYYVEFLTKELTEKAWALIEEVEQLGGMTKAIETSLPKLRIEEAAARKQARIDGSKDVIVGVNRYKTDSDTEIELLNIDNQVVREAQIKRLNALKATRDARKVSHALEAITQAAQQTGDGNLLALAVAAARQRATLGEISEAMENAFGRHKATIRAVSGVYSAEVSDDENFRLAREMSDQFAELDGRRPRILVAKMGQDGHDRGAKIIATSFADLGFDVDMGPLFQTPAEVARQAAENDVHIVGISSLAAGHKTLVPQLIDELKKIGRDDIMVIAGGVIPAQDYQFLYDAGVKGIFGPGTIISVAAQKILNELLSES; this comes from the coding sequence ATGCGTCCAAACTTCACCAACGTATCAAATTCGTCAACGGTTACCGATAAGTCGGTAGCGACGGAGCGTCCTTTTACTACCGCCGAAGGCATCCGGCTAAAACCGCATTTTACGGTTGCTGACCTAGCAAACTCCGACCATCTGAATTACGCAGCGGGCATTCCGCCGTATCTGCGGGGGCCTTACGCCAGCATGTACGTGCGTCAGCCGTGGACGATCCGACAGTACGCGGGTTTCTCGACCGCCGAAGAGTCGAACGCTTTTTACCGGCGCAATCTGGCCGCTGGTCAGAAAGGCTTATCGGTGGCGTTTGATCTGGCAACCCACCGAGGCTACGATTCCGATCACCCGCGTGTGGTGGGCGACGTTGGCAAGGCGGGCGTTGCGATTGATTCGGTGGAGGATATGAAAATTCTGTTCGATCAGATTCCCCTCGACCAGATGTCGGTGTCGATGACCATGAACGGAGCGGTTTTGCCCATTATGGCGTTTTTCATCGTAGCCGCCGAAGAGCAGGGCGTTTCTCCCGAAAAACTTGCCGGCACGATTCAGAACGACATCCTGAAAGAGTTCATGGTGCGCAACACGTACATTTACCCGCCTGAACCGTCCATGCGCATCGTCGGCGATATTTTTGCGTATACCAGCCGGCACATGCCGAAGTTTAATTCGATCAGTATCAGCGGTTATCACATGCACGAAGCGGGAGCACCCGCCCACCTCGAACTTGCCTACACGCTGGCCGACGGTCTGGAGTACATTCGCACCGGATTGCAGGCGGGTATGAGCATCGACGATTTTGCCCCCCGGCTGTCGTTTTTCTGGGGAATCGGCATGAATCATTTTATGGAGATCGCCAAATTGCGGGCGGGCCGATTGCTGTGGGCGAAACTGGTTAAGCAATTCGAACCGAAGAATCCAAAATCGCTGGCTTTACGAACGCACTGCCAGACATCGGGCTACAGCCTGACCGAGCAGGACCCGTTTAACAACGTAGCCCGAACAACCATCGAAGCCCTGGCGGCTGTGCTGGGCGGTACCCAAAGTCTGCACACCAACTCACTGGACGAAGCGATTGCCCTACCAACCGATTTTTCCGCCCGGATTGCCCGCAATACCCAGCTTTATCTGCAACACGAAACCGACATTACCCGCGCCGTTGATCCGTGGGGCGGTTCGTACTACGTCGAATTTTTGACGAAAGAACTGACGGAAAAAGCCTGGGCGCTGATCGAAGAGGTAGAGCAATTGGGCGGCATGACCAAAGCCATCGAAACTAGTCTACCGAAACTTCGCATCGAAGAAGCAGCCGCTCGCAAACAAGCCCGCATTGATGGCAGTAAAGACGTGATTGTCGGTGTTAATCGCTATAAAACCGACTCGGATACGGAGATCGAATTACTGAATATTGACAATCAGGTAGTACGCGAGGCACAAATCAAACGGCTTAATGCGCTGAAAGCAACCCGCGATGCCCGTAAAGTAAGCCATGCGTTAGAAGCCATTACGCAAGCGGCCCAACAAACGGGCGATGGTAACCTACTGGCTCTTGCTGTAGCAGCAGCCCGGCAGCGCGCAACATTGGGTGAAATTTCAGAGGCTATGGAAAACGCGTTCGGTCGTCACAAGGCCACCATCCGTGCCGTATCGGGTGTTTATTCTGCGGAAGTATCGGACGATGAAAACTTCCGGCTGGCTCGCGAGATGAGCGACCAGTTTGCGGAACTCGATGGTCGCCGACCGCGCATTCTGGTTGCCAAGATGGGTCAGGATGGTCACGACCGGGGGGCCAAGATTATCGCCACGAGTTTCGCGGACCTCGGCTTCGATGTGGACATGGGGCCTTTGTTTCAAACCCCCGCCGAAGTAGCTCGACAAGCCGCCGAAAACGACGTGCACATTGTAGGTATATCGAGTTTGGCAGCGGGCCATAAAACGCTGGTTCCTCAGCTAATTGACGAATTAAAAAAGATTGGCCGCGACGATATTATGGTGATTGCGGGCGGGGTCATTCCGGCGCAGGACTACCAGTTTTTGTACGACGCAGGGGTTAAAGGCATTTTTGGTCCGGGAACGATCATCTCGGTGGCAGCCCAAAAAATTCTGAACGAGTTGCTAAGCGAGTCATAG
- a CDS encoding methylmalonyl-CoA mutase family protein gives MEPLLSDLFPAVDKSAWLTQVQKELKSNQPDGTPYESLRWHTDEGFVVDPYYTAEDLNHLPLATIQAAQKQLPGWLNTPAYPITNEKSANNTLRNSLVNGADALILALSDQVDLIQLLDGIKLSETPVFFKATDPRALLDKLRLIAPYQWQGGLLIDPIAHWLQTGTSLRDSLAEIADVTKAATHSPQFRTVCASSHLFHNAGATATQEIAFLLASLADQYDYLTDAGLPIEQLIAKTTLSVSVGTSYFVEMAKLRALRVLINRFLNHYSTIPIQAPLIHCQTSTFYDAAATPYTNLLRATTEAMAAVMGGCDVLTVHSYDSVLNQSATNSNREFSERIARNVSILLSQESYLSKVADPSAGSYYVETLTHQLAESAWALFLDVEKQGGFERAFTSGFIPAEIEGAYQSKQEAVRRGKVLVGVTKFRVDEGSIQPGSSVQLEPNEKPLLPNHRLPEAFE, from the coding sequence ATGGAGCCACTGTTAAGCGATCTATTTCCAGCAGTCGATAAATCGGCCTGGCTGACGCAGGTTCAGAAAGAGCTAAAAAGCAATCAGCCTGACGGTACGCCTTACGAATCACTGCGTTGGCACACCGACGAAGGATTTGTGGTTGACCCATACTATACCGCTGAGGATCTAAACCATTTACCACTCGCAACGATTCAGGCGGCTCAAAAGCAACTACCGGGCTGGCTTAACACACCCGCTTATCCGATTACGAACGAAAAATCAGCGAACAACACCCTGCGAAACAGCCTGGTCAACGGAGCCGATGCGCTAATCCTAGCGCTTTCTGACCAAGTCGATTTAATTCAATTACTGGATGGTATCAAGCTAAGTGAAACACCCGTCTTTTTTAAAGCTACAGACCCAAGAGCATTGCTTGATAAGCTGCGACTCATTGCTCCGTATCAATGGCAAGGCGGTTTATTAATCGATCCAATCGCGCATTGGTTACAAACTGGTACGTCGCTACGAGACAGCCTTGCCGAAATAGCCGATGTGACAAAAGCGGCTACCCATTCGCCCCAGTTCCGTACGGTTTGCGCGAGTAGTCACCTATTTCACAATGCGGGAGCAACCGCTACCCAGGAAATTGCCTTTTTACTCGCGTCGCTGGCCGATCAGTACGATTACCTCACAGACGCGGGATTACCCATCGAACAACTGATCGCCAAAACAACGCTATCGGTTTCGGTTGGTACCAGCTATTTCGTTGAAATGGCGAAACTGCGCGCTTTACGCGTGCTAATCAATCGTTTTCTGAATCATTACTCGACCATACCCATCCAGGCCCCGCTCATTCACTGCCAAACGTCTACCTTTTATGACGCAGCGGCAACGCCCTACACCAATTTACTCCGGGCGACGACGGAAGCGATGGCGGCTGTGATGGGAGGATGCGATGTGCTGACTGTTCATTCGTACGACAGTGTCCTGAATCAATCGGCGACAAATTCAAATCGGGAGTTTTCCGAGCGTATCGCCCGAAACGTATCCATTCTGTTGAGTCAGGAAAGTTATCTGAGCAAAGTAGCCGACCCTTCGGCGGGTTCCTATTACGTTGAAACACTTACGCATCAGTTAGCGGAATCGGCCTGGGCCTTATTCCTGGACGTAGAAAAACAAGGCGGATTCGAGCGGGCGTTTACGAGTGGATTTATCCCCGCCGAGATCGAGGGGGCATACCAGTCCAAACAGGAAGCCGTGCGTCGGGGCAAGGTGCTGGTCGGTGTAACCAAGTTTCGGGTTGACGAAGGAAGCATTCAGCCGGGGTCGTCCGTTCAGCTAGAGCCTAACGAAAAGCCGCTCTTGCCAAACCACCGCCTTCCCGAAGCATTTGAGTAA
- the dnaA gene encoding chromosomal replication initiator protein DnaA has translation MQREVMTVWNRCLSVIREIVPEQSFNTWFEPIVPLRLNGSVLTIQVPSEFFYEWLEENFVHALRKALDTAIGRDGQLEYSIIVDKGNEQNRPLTVNVPTTKTPQTAKPDNVNPDILKSPFVLKDLDSLTLDSYLNPTYTFDNYVEGDCNRLARQAGYAVAERPGVTSFNPLMIHGGVGLGKTHLVQAIGNYIKNNNQNKFVLYVTSEKFTNQFLNAIRTDGIRDFTAFYMQVDVLVIDDVQFLQKKEKTQEIFFHIFNHLHQSGKQIIMTSDRAPRALDGLEDRLLSRFKWGLSADLQTPDLETRIAIIQKKLQAEGIYIDDTVIEYLAHSVNTNVRELEGVIVSLMAQASLNRREIDLELAKHTLRNIVVDSEREITIDSVQEIVADFFTVTVADLKAKSRKRELVYPRQVAMYLAKEKTDLSLKSIGYHFGGRDHSTVIHAIQTISDLVTKNTETRASIEKLKALFK, from the coding sequence ATGCAGCGTGAAGTGATGACGGTATGGAATCGCTGTCTGAGCGTTATTCGGGAAATCGTGCCTGAACAAAGCTTCAATACGTGGTTCGAACCCATCGTTCCGCTTCGTCTGAATGGTAGTGTACTGACAATTCAAGTGCCGAGTGAGTTTTTTTACGAGTGGCTCGAAGAAAACTTCGTTCACGCGTTGCGAAAAGCCCTCGATACGGCCATCGGTCGGGATGGGCAGTTGGAATACTCAATCATTGTCGATAAAGGTAATGAGCAAAACCGTCCGCTGACGGTAAATGTACCAACGACCAAGACACCCCAGACCGCTAAACCGGACAATGTCAATCCCGACATTTTGAAGAGCCCGTTTGTGCTGAAAGATCTCGATTCGCTTACCCTGGACTCGTACCTGAATCCGACTTACACGTTTGATAACTACGTGGAAGGTGACTGCAACCGGTTGGCACGGCAGGCGGGGTACGCGGTGGCCGAGCGTCCGGGTGTTACGTCGTTCAACCCGCTGATGATTCACGGTGGGGTAGGGCTGGGTAAAACCCATCTGGTGCAGGCAATTGGTAACTACATCAAAAATAATAACCAGAACAAGTTTGTCCTATACGTCACGTCGGAGAAGTTTACGAATCAGTTTCTCAATGCCATCCGTACCGACGGTATCCGCGATTTTACGGCCTTCTACATGCAGGTCGATGTGCTGGTAATCGACGACGTGCAGTTTTTGCAGAAAAAGGAAAAGACGCAGGAAATTTTCTTCCACATCTTTAACCATCTGCACCAGTCGGGTAAGCAGATCATCATGACCTCCGACCGCGCTCCACGGGCATTGGACGGACTGGAAGACCGGTTGCTATCGCGCTTTAAGTGGGGATTGTCGGCGGATTTGCAGACACCCGATCTGGAAACACGCATCGCCATCATCCAGAAGAAACTTCAGGCCGAAGGTATTTACATTGACGACACAGTCATTGAGTATCTGGCGCATAGCGTCAATACCAACGTTCGGGAACTGGAAGGCGTGATTGTCTCATTGATGGCGCAGGCCTCGCTGAACCGACGTGAGATTGATCTGGAACTGGCTAAGCATACACTTCGCAACATCGTGGTAGACTCCGAGCGTGAAATCACTATCGACTCGGTTCAGGAAATCGTCGCGGATTTTTTCACCGTAACGGTGGCCGACCTGAAAGCCAAAAGTCGGAAGCGTGAGTTGGTTTATCCGCGTCAGGTAGCGATGTATCTGGCGAAGGAAAAAACCGATCTGTCGCTTAAGTCTATCGGTTACCATTTTGGTGGGCGCGATCACAGCACGGTTATCCATGCTATTCAGACAATCAGCGATCTGGTAACCAAAAACACGGAAACTCGCGCATCGATAGAAAAGCTCAAGGCGCTTTTTAAGTAG
- a CDS encoding GNAT family N-acetyltransferase, translated as MSQPHALPATACNQPTFISRQALDDKAWDACVTASPQRIVYGYTWYLDAVLPVPDWKWLGLVLPDKRGGYQAVLPVPLRRKKLAGVTCGWVVHQPFFCQFLTVFTMQSIDVMTFLRAVQQRFRYGSRFNLCFQEVLPTHDTSTIRLLTTHVLDLSVGYETLSQNYLLDRTQNLRRAQKADWTVTESTDVEPLLTLFRANHADSINGGVADWSYSMLRALCGTLNQRGLAIIRYAVCQGRIEAGALFVREGNRIIYLFNAASATGRKRNARTLLIDQVIREYAAKPYLFDFESPEKTSIRDFYRSFGAVDEPYYSLQWSRLTGVEQLMVRIRRLFLK; from the coding sequence ATGAGCCAGCCCCACGCTCTACCAGCTACTGCCTGTAATCAACCCACATTTATTTCTCGTCAGGCGCTTGATGACAAAGCCTGGGATGCATGCGTAACCGCTTCTCCGCAACGAATTGTGTACGGGTATACCTGGTATCTGGATGCGGTTCTACCCGTGCCTGATTGGAAGTGGCTGGGTCTGGTGCTCCCTGATAAGCGGGGCGGTTACCAGGCGGTATTGCCCGTGCCCCTGCGCCGGAAGAAACTGGCCGGAGTCACCTGCGGATGGGTCGTACACCAACCGTTCTTCTGTCAATTTCTGACCGTTTTTACCATGCAAAGCATTGACGTAATGACTTTTCTAAGGGCGGTGCAACAGCGGTTTCGGTACGGTTCCCGGTTTAACCTGTGTTTCCAGGAAGTACTGCCTACTCATGACACCTCTACAATCCGACTGCTGACAACACATGTATTAGACTTGTCGGTCGGTTACGAAACGTTGTCACAAAACTATTTGCTGGATCGTACACAAAACCTACGGCGGGCACAAAAAGCGGATTGGACGGTAACCGAGTCAACGGATGTCGAACCGCTACTAACCTTATTTCGTGCCAATCATGCTGATAGCATAAATGGGGGCGTGGCTGACTGGTCGTATTCGATGTTGCGCGCTTTATGCGGTACGCTGAATCAACGTGGTCTTGCCATCATTCGTTATGCGGTATGCCAGGGACGTATTGAAGCAGGGGCGTTGTTTGTCCGGGAGGGTAATCGGATTATTTACCTGTTCAACGCGGCATCGGCGACGGGTAGAAAAAGAAACGCCCGGACGCTGCTGATTGATCAGGTCATCCGGGAGTATGCTGCAAAGCCGTATCTGTTTGATTTCGAAAGTCCAGAAAAGACGTCTATTCGTGATTTCTATCGGAGCTTCGGGGCCGTTGACGAGCCGTATTACTCCCTCCAATGGAGCCGGTTGACAGGCGTTGAACAGCTAATGGTTCGGATACGACGTTTGTTCTTAAAATAG
- a CDS encoding DUF3108 domain-containing protein, whose translation MKKYLIGFGIIFVLGTGFASLNAYRRVVNTSFGPGEHLEYRVHYGFINAAEAVVDVSPTLYKVNERPCYRVNVDGRTVGAFDLVTRIRDTWRSYIDTSAILPQKFYTNLQENNYRKEENITFNHETNTVKAEERTERDIFKVPDNVHDLISGYYFLRTIDFSKLSNGQIIEVPAFYDDTIYNMKVRYRGKDVVKTKQGKVNVLKLNPVLPQNKLFKDEESIRIFVSDDLNKIPVKVEVDLWVGSMVMDLKRNGGLKQPLHFY comes from the coding sequence ATGAAGAAGTACTTAATCGGCTTTGGTATCATCTTTGTTTTAGGGACTGGTTTTGCTAGCCTGAACGCTTACCGGCGCGTGGTCAACACGAGTTTTGGACCAGGCGAGCATCTCGAATACCGTGTCCATTATGGTTTTATCAATGCAGCGGAAGCCGTTGTCGACGTTAGCCCAACCCTGTACAAAGTCAACGAGCGGCCCTGCTACCGCGTCAATGTTGATGGTCGTACGGTTGGGGCCTTTGACCTCGTGACCCGCATCCGGGACACCTGGCGCTCGTATATTGACACTTCAGCCATCCTACCCCAGAAATTCTACACGAATCTTCAGGAAAACAATTACCGTAAGGAAGAAAACATCACCTTTAATCACGAAACGAATACGGTGAAGGCTGAGGAACGCACCGAGCGCGACATATTTAAAGTGCCCGATAACGTTCACGATCTCATCAGCGGTTATTATTTCCTGCGCACAATTGATTTTAGTAAGCTAAGCAACGGCCAAATCATTGAAGTACCAGCCTTCTACGACGATACGATCTACAACATGAAGGTTCGTTATCGGGGTAAGGACGTTGTTAAAACGAAACAAGGCAAGGTCAACGTATTGAAGCTGAACCCCGTTCTTCCGCAGAACAAGCTCTTTAAGGATGAAGAATCCATCCGCATTTTCGTATCCGACGACCTCAACAAAATACCCGTTAAGGTTGAAGTCGATCTGTGGGTCGGTTCGATGGTAATGGATTTGAAGCGCAACGGCGGCCTCAAACAACCTCTCCACTTCTACTAG